Below is a genomic region from Cynocephalus volans isolate mCynVol1 chromosome 14, mCynVol1.pri, whole genome shotgun sequence.
TTCTAGGTCAAACTATCTACGATTCAATGACTCAGAGTTTAATGAATCTTTCCCTTACTATCATAACCCTACTCTGAACTCCTACTAAATTTCACTGTATTGTTTAGTGTTGTACCTAAAGACATTTGTCTCCCTCATAAAAGCTAACAAGATCTTGAAGTCATGAAGCATGACTTCTGGCTCACTTGAGGCTCTCCAACCACCTTAACTGACATTCCTTTATTCTGATGAGCAGGACATAGAAACACACACAGCAGACTTGGAACGGTAAGGCCAATCAGAGACCTAGCTCCACTACCAATTGTTCTTGCTACCTTTTGTCCCTGGGACTCCAAATTTATCATCATTGGCATGGGAGGTTGGACAAGGTCAGTATCTTTCAAAACAGTTTTAACTTTCGCCATAAAATTTTACACAGAAACCTAAAGAATGGATAAAGGAGACCTGTTTTAGCTGAAGCGGGGAGTGATACAGACCCGAGAACCCTGCTAGTATTTCTCTCGCTTACAGACACTGGGGACTTCCAGGGAACTGAGGAACTCCCAAGCTTCTCCAGACACTGTTTGAATACCCCTGGCCTACACGATTTCTTCTGAGTTTACTTGCTAAAATTTGTGgttctaaacattttaaaatcttgatttgACTTAGCCTATACCTTCTCCCCAAATCCCTCTAAATGCTCCTAGACTTATTTAGCATGTTCTGTGGAGGGGCTACCTTGTTACCTAGAGATCTTGCCAGGAGGAGTGAAGGGGGCAGGGGTGTGTGAATATCAGAGATATTgacagaaggaagaagaaaagaaagagatggactGCCTGTCCACCACTGACCTGCAGATCCTGGGGGCCTGGAGCTCTGATGCCTGGAACTTCCCGCTGATTTCTCCAGGCATCTGAACTGAATTTATACTGTGTGCTCAGGGTGGGTCAGGCCTGCAGCAATCTCTGTAATTGGCTCCAggacaggcaagaagaaaagcCTACAGATTTCAAAATGTCTTTGACACAGTATGGATAATAAGAAGGTGGGGATGTTAATAAGTGTTTGTCAAAGGGGGAGAGGGTCACTCATAAAGCCTTGGCAAAGGCCAGGTACTAGGCCCCCGCTCTGCAGCTACTGTCATTGACTACGTTATTAGTGGTTTGACAGCCAGATAAACAGTGCTGGGGTCAGATGTCTTTGGTGTCCCATGGAGCTCATCCTTGGCTTGGAGAAGTGAATGCAAGAGAGAGTGTGTCTGAAGAGCCCCAGCACAGAACACCCTCTGATGCCTGAAGCCAGAGAGAGCCAGAGTGAAAGCAGGGGCTGATAGCATTGTGAGTGTGGCCCTGTTTGAAAAGATAAGATGGAAGTCTCTGCTTTTCAGTAGATTTAATTTGCTGGTACTAGTCTTGAACATCTAAGAAAACCCAGCTGCAGAAAATATTGACCTTAGATTCACTCTGGGACTGGGCAGGTGCCATGTACCCCGGACTACTAGGGAATAGGACAAGTGAGCAGGGCGGGGGTAAAAAGCATTTGTGTCTCTAACTGACATTACTCAACAGTCcgtcatccatcatccatccatccatccatccatccatccatcaatcacAAAGGGCAGAGAAGCTTATGGTATTATGTTCTGCAGAAACCAACGGCCTTATTGTAATTCTCCAACAGCCTTATTTTAATTCTCCGTCTTAGGTCATTTGCAGTTTCACAAAGGGTTTGATGAGGAAGTAGGAGAGGCCAGTCCAAGTCCCAGCTGCCTACGGGATGAGAGATGAGAAAAGATGGGCAGAAATGGGGCCAGATTTCTGCTTTTTAAGGACAATGATCATTCTTCAACCTCTCTCCTAATCTCTCATCCCTCTGTGGGAAGAGTCAAAGCGTGGGGTGTTATATCAGGTGATCATTGAGTGTTGACCAACCGTTTACATGGCCATGTGACAAAGACATGCACTAGACAATCCCTGTTGTTAAGTAGCTTTACAATCCAGCTAGGGAGCTAAGTCATAAACACTTGCAAAGATAATTAAGAAGACCAGACTCTCTAAGCTGCATGTCAAAGATTTGTTGGAGATAATAGTGGCAGAGAAACTCCTTGGGTAAAATAATTCTTAGGATTGAAAGGACATTAGACATGACATCATAGTCTCCCTCCAAACGGAGAAATCCTTGTCATAGCATCCCTGAGAAACAGGCTAATTAGGCTCTTCCTCAACACTTCAGGAATCTCACAACTTCTTGTGGAGCCCTAACAGTGTCTGTGAGCCTTGTGGTTAAAATTTTGGGGTCATATAGTAAAAACAGCCTCCACGTAATTTTCACCCACTGGGCCCATTTGTGCCTGAACTAACAAGTGTATTCTACTTGGAAGGCCTTCAAGTGCTTGAAGGGGGTTCCCTGTGCATTGCTTCTTCAGATAAAGACCCTTAGCACCTTAGCCTCTTTTCTTATGACCTGGTCTTGGGATCTTCTCTGTTCCTCAGCCTCTACAACTGGCACAAACCCCACATGATGTGGGCACACATGGGACCTCTGTAAATACAGGCCCAGGCTGGTGGCCTATCCTGAAGTTGTAGAAATCTCACACACTAAGTCTTTCACTTGAACAGTCGTGATGCCAGGGTTCCCCAGCCCACGCGTTCCTGAAGTTAGCATTTTATATTCTTGCCTTTACTACTGCGTGTCATCCTTGCTAAAACCCCATCATCCTACATATGATGAAGTAATCACTGAAGGCTGGAAAAAGCTTCAAGAATGAGGTGGAATTTGAGTTGCTGTTCCCTTGTTTAGATTTGTGGAGGATAGGGAAAGAATATTTCAGGATGGAAAACTAGTTTACACTCACTGGGCTCCAATTCTTTGCCATGCATTATGCTAGGTGCTCAGAGACAAACTGATGCCACTCTGACCTTGAGGTCATCCCGGGGACCACAGACTCCAAGCCAGCTTACTACAACACAGGAGGTGTGCACAAAGCTTCGCCAGAGCAGAGGGCCAGGGACCTCAGCTCAGCAAAAGCTTCTTGGAGAAGGTGAGGTCTTATCAGGGCATTAAAAAATGAGAGATTTCTCTAGGCAGAGAGGGCGAGTGAAGATCCCCAAAGCTGAGGGAGCGACATGAGGCTATGCCTGGCCCACAAATAGAGAGGGTGTGAACAGTGCCGCGGAAACACAGCCTGGTGCCTGGAGCCAGGGTACTCGGCAGCCCTGAAAGGCCTGTGATAACAGCTGGGCTGCCTGTTCCAGAATTTCAGCTGCATCAGGGCTGGAGCTGCTCAGACCCAGGGAGGCAGCCTCTTCTGTCCTGCACACCTCCTTGCTAATCCGCAGCAGACTCCAAACCTGCCAGGCTGGTCTGACAGGTGAGGTGCAGGTGGAATACCCAGGGCACAGATATGGGCCCCTCCTCTGGCTTCTGCTCTCATCCCCCAGGGTTTAGTTAGGGACACAGGagacagtccctggcacatatgACTAGAGGTTCAAAGGTAGTCAAGGAAGACCTAAACCTTACAGAAACAGAATATTCAACAAATTTAGTACAATCAGCTTTTAAATAGAACATCTGAGTAAATAAGAGGGTCATTGTTTATcttgagaaggaaaataaaaatattgcagaAACTTGCAATCATATTAAGataaaagcatttatttctatttccctgcatatcagttatctattgctgcataataagtTACCCAAAACATGGCAACTTAGAACAACACACATGGATTATCCCACAGAGTTTCTGAGGGGAAGGAATCTGGAgcagctcagctgggtggttctgccTCAGTATCTCACTGGGCTGCAATCAAGCTGTCAGCTGGGCCACAGTCACCTGAGGGCCTGACAGGGCTAGAGGAcctgcttccaagctcacttaTGTGGCTGTTAGCAGGGGATTTCATTTTTCACCCCAGGGGTCTCTGTAGGGCTGCTCGtagcatggcagctggcttcccccagagcaagtGAGCCATAAAgcggagagagggagggagacagagacagagacagagaggagacagTGCGCTCAAGTAGAAGCCACagtgtcttttataacctaatctcaggCACGGCATACCATCGCTTCTGCAATATTCTGTTGGTCACAGAGACAACTCTGGTACAATGTGAGAGTGGACACGCACGAGACATGAATACAGGAGACGGGGATCTTCAGCAGCTATATTAGTTTCCCAGAGCTGCTATATCCAAttaccacagacttggtggcttaaaacaacagaaatgtattgtctcagctcaggaggctagaagtctaaaatcaaagtATCAGTGGGACCATGACGCTGCTAAAGGTTCTAGGGTAgaatccttccttttctctctctagcTTCCGGTGCTTCCCACAACCCTTGGTGGACCCTGGCTTGTGGCAgtgtcactccaatctctgcctctgtcttcacatggcctccttccctgtgtctcctctgtgtctctgtgtcctctcctcttcttacaaggacacccgTTACATTGGACTTAGGTCCACCGTAATGCAGCAAGACCTTGTCTTAATTAAATGCATTTacaaagaccctatctccaaatagggACATAGTCTGAGGTTCTAAGAAGGatgtgaattttagggggacCCTATTCAACCAGTACAGCCACCCTCCTAGAGGGCTTGGAACCCCGGGGGCTGTGACCATTCCAGGAAAGAAGTACAGGataattttgtttctgtaaattCCTTACCTGGGAGATTCCAGCCACATAAACCCACCGCACCCTCCACCTTGTGGCTTTGCTGAGGTCTGTTTCCTGATCCTGCTGCTACTGACCAGAGCAGCAGAGCTCAACTCAACTTGAATTTCACTCTGGGGAAGCAGAGGCCAAGGACAGTCAGAAATGATGTCTGCTCTGCTTACCTCgacattaatttcttttcttataattacACAAATAATCCATCttcattgtagaaaaaaataggaaatacagttaagtgaaaagaacaacaacaacaaaaaatcacctGTAATGCCACCACCCTGACATTCCTAAAATTGAAGTAAACTCTTTCAGATCTCTCTAAATATAtagacaggtttttttttaaaaaaaaaaaaaagtaaaattacaagGTATGCTACTTTGTAAATTGCTCTTCTCACTTAATACTCcatgagcatctttccatgtaaATAGAGACCAGCATCTGGAATTTGAACTGTACCTTGGGTTTCTACAAGGAGTGGCATGCCCTGCCATCTTCTGTCTTCTGAGGTGGCACCATCTCCTCTGACACCTCCACATTCTCATTCCCTCAACTAGAGGTCAAGGGTAGAGATGGCAAAGGAGCATGTGGTGGTGGCAGGATTCAAAGGAAGGGGGTGCAGGCTGGGCCGAGGACCTGAGGTCCCTGATCCATGACCACCTCCCTCTCTGGCACAGAGGTGAATGTCAGGACCTCATGTGGGGAGCTGGTGGCCCTATAGTGCTCAGTTGGGGACAGGCAGGCCTGTGGGGCCAGGGCACTGGGTCAGTTACCATCAAGCATGAATGATTCCTactcccccactccacccccatgGGAATTTTTTTATGTTACTCCCAGTTTATCCCATGTGGTTTTTTACAACAGTCCACACCAGTGGCACCAACCAATGGGGAAGGAAACTGGATTGAGCcccaaatctcaaaataatttatcCAAACTGGGAaccagaagaagagagagagtggCCACCAGTAAGTCAGAGGTGGGGGCCCCAAGAGCAGAGGGGGCGGTCACCCTCCACAAGTCTCTTCCTCCATCCCTGCCCTCTTCCTGAGCTGGCTCTGCCCAGGGAGCTCTGGTGGGCACGTCGCCCTAGTCACACTGCTGGAAGTAGAAGTCCGTGATGGGGGCATCTGAGCCAGTGTCCTCCTGAAGCTGGGTGAGCTGGACAGGCTGGTCCACTTCAGGCATGGTGCAGAGGAACCAGCCTGGGTAGGCGGCTGACTCAAAACGGGAGGTGAGCCCCATGTCCCGCCGGTAGAAGGTGAAGTTCTTGGATTCCTTGGCACCAAAGTAGAGCTCCATGATGTTCACTGGCTGCCAGTAGTGGGGGAGAGGGGCATGGTGGGTGAGGGGCAGCAGCgggggtgggagagggatggGCTGGGTGagggcaggaggcagagctgCCATCCACAGAACCCTGCATGGGGCGACAATGACCCGCAGGACTCACCTCTAGCTTCAGAGTCGGTTCCTGCCCCGTCCCACACGACAGGCATTTGCTCCCTCCCTGGATGCCCAGGATGACTGGAGATAGCCTGGCATCCAGCCACCGATTGGGGACAACGCTGATCTCCTCACCTACAGGAAGGAGGCCATATGTACAGGCCTAGGCTGTCCTTtattcccctcttcccctggacTCCAGGGAGCAGGACCGGTGTGAACATCCTGCCCCCAGGCTGGGCAGAAGGGAAGCTTGGTAGTGGCTGTTGCATGGAAAAGGCTGGACTCTTGCCAACTGGCCCAGAGTGGACATCAAGGCAGGAGCACATtgtaccacccccaccccccatgttcAGGGTCAAATCTTCAAGTCTTCTCTAAACCTCAATGTAGATTCAACCACCTCCCTTAATGCCTTTTAGCTCTCAGTCCTATTTTCTGAAACTGAGCCTGCCATCAGAATTTAGACATTTTTTACCTACTATGAGACTCCTGAGAGCAGAAGAGGGTCTCTGTCCTCTCTGTACATCCCTCCGCCACCcccacacacccatacacatgcTTGACTATACATACACATTGCACGTATACACACATGCACcgacacatgcatgcatacacatgcacacacgtgcacacaagaCACACATAACCATAAGACATGCACATACGTATGCacaacatatgcacacacatacacatgcagtgCTCACACATACATACCTgtacacatacacgcacacacacacagagcctaGCAGAGGGATCTGCCTGGCATCTGTGCCCAGTAAGGGTGTTCCAAGTGGGCAGGTGGGCACTGTTTTAGACAGAAGGACCTGTCACAGTGTGTGGGACAGACTGAATAAGGACAAGGTCAGATGGTGCCACCTGTTCTCTAGGTCCAACTTCTCTGACCGAGGACCCTCCGAGATCAGAGGGGACCCAGGGTGGAGAGGCAGAAACCCACTACCGTATGGGACACAGGCATAGGGAAACTGCTTTCGTTCTCTCCTTAGCCTGGCTCTCAGAGAAGTGGACTATTTAACCTACATCTACCTGTGAGGGAATGACAAAACAATTGTCTTGGAAAGTATCCCCACCTCTGCAGAGAGGCTTCAGGTGGCACCAGGGTCTGTTATCTCACTTCACTGGAAGGTGTAGTGTTTTTTTGTCCTCAATCAGAGCTTGGTTTAATGCATCAGGACTGGGGTCTGCGGACCTATGCAATGTGCATGACTGTTGTAAGCCCTCTTCAGGCCCCCCTCAGAGTGTGTAGAGACCCAGGAAAGTCAGTCATGTTTTGCCACCAACCTTTAATGATCTTCCCTGCATGCAGCCCTCCAGCTAGAAGCTGGTTTTCATGCAGATAGAGCACCTTCAAAGCTGAATCCTTCATTCTGAAACACCGGGAAGGGATGAGACACCGTTAGAGGAGGGGGGCGCACCTCAGCTTGCCCTGGTTCCAGGGCAtccccagtctcaggcattttgtCTTCTCCCCTCCCGCTGTGCCTAAAGCAATAACACAACCTTCTCTCCCAGCCCTGCTGGCCCTAAGCCCTACCAGTGAGTCAACCCACAACTCCCCATCTGAGACTATTCAACCTTTTCTACTCCAACCATCTTCTTCATGTGCTTTGAGGGGAGAGAAACTGGTTGTGAGTCAGAGCCCCGGGTCTCATCCCGCTGCTGCTGAGTCACGCAGACAATGCTCTCACCCTCTCTGGGCCTAAGCCTCCCCTTTGCCAACATAAGATGACGGGTCAGACAACactcaggcctcttcccatatTAAAATCTGATTCTGCAGTTACTATTAGAGACATCCTGGTATATTTGCTTCCACTTGATTTTATATTCCCTACTAAGTAAGGAATTTCTTTAAATTCAAAATTCTTAACACTTTACTTTCCaatgtttttctcatctgtgacgTCGATTGATTTTCTGACGTCCCATGAGATGAAAGATGTACCCTAAACTGGGTTTCTCCAGATGTTATACAGGGAAAATGTATGCAGCGTAAAACTTAGTCTAGTGTTTGGCCAAACATGATTAAACAATTTGCATTACTTGGGAAAGCTGCAAAGACACTAATATGCTGAGTTGTGCTTGTTCTCTTATAAAGAGACACAGAAAGCAGCATTTCCCACATTCACTTGATCAAAGAGCTCCACTGTAGAAAGCATCTCATGGGATTGGAGCCCATAGAACACACTTTAGCAAATGCTATTCCAGACTCTGAGTTCAGTGAGAGAAAGGGGCTTTCTCATCTGCTGCTGTAGCATGCAGAGCATAGCAGAGTGCCTGGCTTAGTACATGCTGGTGGATGGACTGACTGACTGAatagtggtttttgttttattttccccccAAAGGGCAGTGAGGAGGCAGTGGCACAGAGTGGTGGGCTGACATCCCATCACGgtgggggtggcagcagcagggctCTGTGccaggtctcctgactctcaTTTTCACTATGGATGGACCAGGATGCAGCTTCAGGCTGGGTGACTCACTTGCCCCCCTTAGCATCATGGAACCCTC
It encodes:
- the IL36RN gene encoding interleukin-36 receptor antagonist protein; this encodes MVLSGALCFRMKDSALKVLYLHENQLLAGGLHAGKIIKGEEISVVPNRWLDARLSPVILGIQGGSKCLSCGTGQEPTLKLEPVNIMELYFGAKESKNFTFYRRDMGLTSRFESAAYPGWFLCTMPEVDQPVQLTQLQEDTGSDAPITDFYFQQCD